One window from the genome of Podospora pseudocomata strain CBS 415.72m chromosome 6, whole genome shotgun sequence encodes:
- a CDS encoding hypothetical protein (COG:S; EggNog:ENOG503P4VW): MKSIATFVLAFGAASVVAQNQWPEGFPECGKTCISNMQGKAGSEFSNCAAGDAACLCGAANFRWGINDCADQACGNSAVAQVVKDYGVAYCSSVNAPTAIPPTVSNVPTTSADASATTTQGSESATTTESSDDATPTPVSTQTWTSTLTSDGVEATATGTTTILGISNVPGATSVPETTLTTDLLTTVTEDSTTFTSIVGQTTLTTSLTGSALSSALSSQADEATQSSDASTSTSSAWGAQVTAPPALGFLAAAGIAAALL, encoded by the exons ATGAAGTCCATCGCTACTTTCGTCCTTGCTTTCGGCGCTGCCTCCGTTGTGGCCCAGAACCAGTGGCCCGAGGGCTTCCCCGAATGCGGT AAAACCTGTATCAGCAACATGCAAGGCAAGGCTGGTAGCGAGTTCTCCAACTGCGCTGCCGGTGATGCCGCGTGCCTCTGCGGAGCCGCCAACTTCCGCTGGGGCATCAACGACTGCGCCGACCAGGCTTGCGGTAACTCGGCTGTTGCCCAAGTTGTCAAGGATTACGGCGTCGCCTATTGCAGCTCTGTCAATGCCCCTACCGCCATCCCCCCTACTGTCTCGAATGTCCCTACTACCTCGGCTGAtgcctccgccaccaccacccagggCTCTGAGAGCGCCACTACCACGGAGTCCAGTGATGAtgccactcccactcccgtCTCGACCCAGACTTGGACTTCGACCCTGACCTCTGATGGCGTCGAGGCTACTGCCACTGGCACCACTACCATTCTGGGCATCTCTAATGTTCCCGGTGCTACCTCGGTTCCCGagaccaccctcaccaccgatCTGCTCACCACCGTCACCGAGGACTCCACTACCTTCACCTCCATCGTTGGCCagaccaccctcaccaccagcctcacTGGCTCTGCCCTCAGCAGCGCTCTTAGTAGCCAGGCTGACGAGGCCACCCAGTCTTCCGATGCtagcaccagcaccagcagcgccTGGGGTGCTCAAGTCACTGCTCCTCCCGCCCTCGGCTTCCTTGCCGCCGCTGGTATCGCTGCCGCTCTTCTCTAA
- the RNR1 gene encoding ribonucleotide-diphosphate reductase subunit rnr1 (COG:F; EggNog:ENOG503NWE4) — MYVKKRDGRQERVQFDKITARVSRLCYGLDMDHVDPVAITQKVISGVYGGVTTAQLDDLAAETAAYMTVTHPDYAILAARIAVSNLHKQTKKQWSSVVSDLYHYVNPKNGRPSPMIAKETYECVMRHKDDLDSAIVYDRDFNYQYFGFKTLERSYLLKLNGKIVERPQHMIMRVAVGIWGDDIERVIETYTYMSSKFFTHASPTLFNAGTPQAQLSSCFLVDMKDDSIDGIYDTLKTCAMISKMAGGIGLNIHRIRATGSYIAGTNGTSNGIVPMLRVFNNTARYVDQGGNKRPGAFAIYLEPWHADVFEFLDLRKNHGKEEIRARDLFLALWIPDLFMKRVEKNGEWTLMCPNECPGLADCYGEEFEALYEKYEKEGRGRKTIKAQKLWYAILEAQTETGNPFMLYKDACNRKSNQQNLGVIRSSNLCTEIVEYSAPDEVAVCNLASLALPQFVDYNEAKFDFKKLHEVTQIVVRNLNKIIDVNHYPVKEAYNSNMRHRPIGLGVQGLADAFLALRMPFESAEARELNKQIFETIYHAALTMSCQLAKEQGTYSTYEGSPVSKGILQYDMWNVKPSDLWDWHELKAEIKKNGVRNSLLVAPMPTASTSQILGNNECFEPYTSNIYQRRVLAGEFQVVNPWLLKDLVDMGLWSDNMKNRIIAEGGSIQNIPNIPADIKALYKTVWEISQRTIVQMAADRGAFIDQSQSLNIHMRDPTMGKITSMHFTGWKLGLKTGMYYLRTQAAAQPIQFTVDQEALLVQDSAVAKTSSGLKKRAPPGSYMSSPSAVPRPMAFVKDTPSGLSTGAPTTPPPIKTPTAGEVKSRPLASPVKPPPFKADVPEGDSPKALPTEPAEKPKEESLDAPAAEVKKEAEDNDDESKEREVDIYSEAVLACSIENPEACVMCSG, encoded by the exons ATGTACGTCAAGAAGCGTG ATGGGCGCCAGGAGCGCGTTCAGTTCGACAAGATCACAGCCCGTGTTTCAAGGCTTTGCTATGGGCTTGACATGGACCATGTTGATCCTGTTGCCATCACTCAGAAAGTCATTTCCGGTGTGTACGGAGGCGTCACAACAGCTCAGCTCGACGATTTG GCCGCCGAGACTGCCGCTTACATGACCGTCACCCACCCCGACTATGCCATTCTCGCCGCCCGTATCGCGGTTTCCAACCTTCACAAACAGACCAAGAAGCAATGGTCGTCAGTAGTCAGCGATTTGTACCACTACGTCAACCCAAAGAATGGCCGCCCTTCGCCCATGATTGCCAAGGAGACATACGAGTGCGTCATGAGGCACAAGGACGACCTTGACTCGGCCATTGTCTACGACCGTGACTTCAACTACCAATACTTCGGCTTCAAGACACTGGAGCGCTCATACCTTCTCAAGCTCAACGGCAAGATTGTTGAGCGGCCACAGCACATGATCATGCGTGTGGCTGTCGGCATCTGGGGAGACGACATTGAGCGTGTCATTGAGACCTATACCTACATGTCCAGCAAGTTCTTCACGCACGCCTCGCCAACTCTCTTCAATGCCGGTACCCCCCAGGCTCAACTATCGTCATGCTTCTTGGTCGACATGAAGGATGACAGCATTGACGGCATTTACGATACACTCAAGACTTGCGCTATGATCTCCAAGATGGCTGGTGGTATTGGTCTCAACATCCACCGCATTCGTGCCACTGGTTCGTACATCGCCGGCACCAACGGCACCTCCAACGGCATTGTCCCCATGCTTCgcgtcttcaacaacaccgctCGCTACGTCGATCAAGGTGGCAACAAGCGCCCCGGCGCCTTCGCTATCTACCTCGAGCCTTGGCACGCCGATGTGTTTGAGTTTCTCGACCTCCGCAAGAACCACGGTAAGGAGGAAATTCGCGCTCGCGATCTCTTCCTTGCCTTGTGGATCCCTGACCTGTTCATGAAGCGTGTTGAAAAGAACGGAGAGTGGACCCTCATGTGCCCCAACGAGTGCCCCGGCCTTGCCGACTGCTAcggcgaggagtttgaggctCTGTATGAGAAGTACGAGAAGGAGGGCCGTGGCCGCAAGACGATCAAGGCCCAGAAGTTGTGGTATGCCATCCTCGAGGCCCAAACCGAGACTGGCAACCCCTTCATGCTGTACAAGGACGCTTGCAATCGCAAGAGCAACCAACAGAACCTTGGTGTGATTCGCAGCTCCAACCTGTGCACTGAGATTGTTGAGTACTCGGCTCCCGATGAGGTTGCCGTCTGCAATCTTGCCTCGCTCGCCCTTCCTCAGTTCGTTGACTATAACGAGGCCAAGTTCGACTTCAAGAAGCTCCACGAAGTCACGCAGATCGTCGTCCGCAACCTCAACAAGATCATCGATGTCAACCACTACCCTGTCAAGGAGGCttacaacagcaacatgCGCCACAGACCCATTGGTCTTGGCGTTCAGGGTCTTGCTGATGCTTTCCTCGCTCTGCGCATGCCTTTCGAGTCAGCTGAGGCTCGCGAGTTGAACAAGCAGATCTTTGAGACCATCTACCACGCTGCTTTGACCATGTCGTGCCAGCTTGCCAAGGAGCAGGGCACCTACTCCACCTACGAGGGCTCTCCCGTCTCCAAGGGCATCCTTCAGTATGACATGTGGAATGTAAAGCCCAGCGACCTCTGGGACTGGCATGAGCTCAaggccgagatcaagaagaacggCGTCCGCAACTCGCTGTTGGTTGCCCCCATGCCGACggcctccacctcccagaTTCTGGGCAACAACGAGTGCTTCGAGCCCTATACTTCCAACATCTACCAGCGCCGTGTGCTTGCCGGCGAGTTCCAAGTCGTCAACCCCTGGCTTCTAAAGGACCTCGTCGATATGGGTCTCTGGTCTGACAACATGAAGAACCGCATCATTGCGGAGGGTGGCTCCATCCAAAACATTCCCAACATCCCGGCCGACATCAAGGCCCTGTACAAGACCGTCTGGGAAATCTCTCAGCGTACCATCGTCCAGATGGCTGCCGACCGTGGCGCCTTCATCGATCAGTCCCAGTCGCTCAACATCCACATGCGTGATCCCACCATGGGCAAGATCACCAGCATGCACTTCACTGGCTGGAAGTTGGGTCTCAAGACTGGCATGTACTACCTCCGTACCCAGGCTGCTGCGCAGCCCATCCAGTTCACCGTCGATCAGGAGGCCCTCCTGGTGCAGGATAGTGCCGTTGCCAAGACATCATCCGGGCTTAAGAAGCGCGCTCCTCCCGGCAGCTACATGTCGTCCCCCAGCGCGGTCCCCCGGCCCATGGCCTTTGTGAAGGATACCCCCAGTGGTCTCAGCACCGGcgctcccaccacccctcctcctatcAAGACCCCCACCGCTGGTGAGGTCAAGTCACGTCCTCTGGCATCGCCAGTGAAGCCTCCTCCGTTCAAGGCGGACGTTCCGGAAGGTGACAGCCCCAAGGCTCTCCCCACCGAGCCGGCTGAGAAGCCCAAGGAGGAGTCGCTCGACGCCCCGGCTGCCGAGGTtaagaaggaggcggaggacaATGACGACGAAAGCAAGGAGCGTGAGGTGGACATTTATTCCGAGGCAGTGCTTGCTT GCAGCATTGAAAACCCCGAGGCCTGCGTGATGTGCAGCGGTTAA
- a CDS encoding hypothetical protein (COG:L; EggNog:ENOG503NVMD) — MILKSSSSTARIFTRALLSSGATAQHFSAAPALRSKMAESNSTQANGASVTAYQPRYIDIGINLADPIFRGRYHGKSRHPDDLQGVIDRAKEVGCTKLLVTGSSFKSSRDALKIASEFPNVVFTTAGIHPCSSSIFSPSHHKHHDESQSEDESADQHTPACGPDPTKPILDGEGVDHARSEVIISDLKDLITTAPKNSLIAFGEFGLDYDRLHYCSKEVQLHSFDAQLRLAASLSPQLPLFLHSRAAHGDFVRLLKYAFGPRLEKLQKGGVVHSFTGTIEEAKELMDLGLYIGINGCSFKTVENCEVVKQIDLSKMMLETDGPWCEVRPTHEGWKYLVQFEEARRKEEEEKKRLEEEERQKQEKIEAERKAQEELEKKAAELELGGGVEGGKAGGEGEKKRQRQPKKPKQRQQPQGKNQKKESEVPDRFKVVKKEKWEEGAMVKGRNEPCTIERIARIVAGIKGVGVEEVCEAAWENTAKVFGPF, encoded by the exons ATGATACTGAAGAGttcttcatcaacagcacGGATATTCACAAGAGCTCTGCTCTCGAGCGGAGCAACAGCACAGCACTTCTCAGCAGCACCTGCACTCAGATCAAAAATGGCCGAGTCCAACTCAACCCAGGCCAATGGTGCCTCTGTCACAGCATACCAGCCGCGATACATCGAT ATTGGCATCAACCTCGCTGATCCCATCTTCCGCGGCCGTTACCATGGCAAATCAAGGCACCCCGATGACCTCCAGGGTGTCATCGACAGAGCCAAAGAAGTAGGCTGCACCAAGCTCCTCGTAACCGGCTCCTCCTTCAAATCCTCCCGTGACGCCCTCAAAATAGCCTCCGAATTCCCGAACGTGGTCTTCACCACAGCCGGAATCCacccctgctcctcctccatcttctccccctcccaccacaaacaccacGACGAGTCCCAATCCGAGGACGAATCCGCCGACCAGCACACCCCCGCCTGCGGGCCCGACCCAACAAAACCCATCCTCGATGGCGAAGGCGTCGACCACGCCCGCTCAGAAGTCATCATCTCCGACCTCAAAGACCTGATCACTACCGCTCCGAAAAACAGCCTCATAGCCTTTGGCGAGTTCGGCCTCGACTACGACAGACTCCACTACTGCTCAAAGGAAGTACAACTCCACTCCTTCGACGCCCAGCTCAGACTCGCGGCGTCGCTCTCCCCTCAGTTACCGCTCTTTCTCCACTCCCGCGCCGCACACGGGGACTTTGTTCGTCTGCTCAAATATGCGTTTGGCCCTAGGCTTGAAAAGCTGCAAAAGGGTGGTGTAGTCCACTCTTTTACTGGAACAATAGAAGAGGCAAAAGAGCTGATGGATCTGGGATTGTACATTGGCATCAACGGGTGCAGTTTCAAGACCGTCGAAAACTGCGAGGTGGTCAAGCAAATCGACCTGAGCAAGATGATGCTTGAGACGGATGGTCCGTGGTGTGAGGTTAGGCCTACGCATGAGGGGTGGAAGTATCTGGTTCAGTTTGAGGAAGCTagaagaaaggaagaggaggagaagaagaggctagaggaggaggagaggcaaAAGCAGGAAAAGATCGAGGCAGAAAGAAAAGcgcaggaggagctggagaagaaggctgctgagttggagttggggggtggtgtagaGGGGGGCAAGGCtggcggggaaggggagaagaagagacagCGACAACCCAAGAAGCCTAAGCAGCGACAGCAGCCGCAGGGGAAGAATCAGAAGAAGGAAAGCGAAGTGCCTGATCGGTtcaaggttgtcaagaaggagaagtgggaggagggggcgatGGTCAAGGGGAGGAATGAGCCGTGCACCATTGAGCGGATTGCGAGGATTGTGGCTGGGATcaagggggtgggtgtggaggaggtgtgtGAAGCTGCATGGGAGAACACTGCCAAGGTGTTTGGTCCTTTTTGA
- the CHL4 gene encoding chromosome loss-related protein (COG:S; EggNog:ENOG503P0M1), translating to MSRISVPTTAPLPSSLRVNPSSTTVTKILSRLSRASLISVALDWLDEDNLSLATPYLRPDQDDDEEEDDGDFYPPASSPEELREEYLSLQNRKGSKRDVLDRITTGDWRHGVSLYQLAIADLQYLYDHPTSHKWSAYNIVPLKAPTEDDDGEVQPLEADKTSLTIPRFHPSLFLKSLQAHILPDIKAHYNLDRHKTLPLLILRIFVIDSPYNTSLSLFSNGNMDTGSKTILIAFPDGSPNIFISKPTSTGPTGASESKSLRALLVEGIPKALSLPRQRVTLQSTSLTTRNLEGLLNRRGATRGNAAGGGWSIYADEKVKESPLSTVLPSPPLSDATEEEEQGNGDKKRRERPTVEERVNKRAKLVAQARFGDTARVGDGKGVERVDLVMEDPFEIGGDDADRMDIEGADDGEEAFRPNVRLTFHGNHVFAGIRQLVECGVIDGEKMPGWMTGEEGVTVGAVRNGRIRGHKGSGL from the coding sequence ATGTCCCGAATATCGGTCCCTACCACAGCGCCTCTGCCCTCCTCTCTACGcgtcaacccctccagcacaACAGTCACCAAAATTCTTAGCCGGCTCTCACGCGCTTCTCTCATCTCTGTTGCCTTGGACTGGCTAGACGAGGACAACCTATCTCTAGCCACCCCCTACCTCCGTCCAGACcaggacgacgatgaagaagaagatgacggcgACTTCTACCCCCCTGCCTCATCCCCGGAGGAGCTCCGGGAAGAGTACCTCTCCCTCCAGAATCGTAAAGGCTCCAAAAGAGATGTTCTAGACAGAATCACCACAGGCGACTGGCGGCACGGGGTATCGCTCTACCAGCTCGCCATCGCAGACCTGCAATACCTCTACGAccacccaacctcccacAAATGGTCAGCCTATAACATAGTCCCGCTGAAAGCACCAAcagaggacgacgacggcgaggtgCAGCCGCTGGAAGCCGACAAAACATCACTAACCATACCAAGGTTTCACCCTTCGTTGTTTCTCAAATCGCTCCAGGCTCATATCCTGCCTGATATCAAAGCACACTACAACCTCGACCGTCACAAGACGCTTCCCTTGCTGATACTGAGGATCTTTGTCATCGACTCCCCCTACAACACCTCTTTGTCCCTATTCTCCAATGGCAACATGGACACTGGCTCCAAGACGATACTCATCGCCTTCCCGGATGGCTCACCAAATATTTTCATTTCTAAACCCACCTCTACCGGCCCGACAGGGGCGTCAGAATCGAAATCGCTTAGGGcgctgctggtggaggggatACCAAAGGCGCTGTCACTACCGAGGCAGAGGGTCACGCTGCAGAGTACTTCTTTGACGACAAGAAATCTAGAGGGGTTGCTCAATCGAAGGGGCGCGACGAGAGGCAATGCGGCaggtggtgggtggagtATCTATGCGGATGAGAAGGTCAAAGAGTCCCCGTTGAGTACTGTTTTGCCTAGCCCACCGTTGAGCGATGCaacagaggaggaagaacaAGGAAATGGTGataagaagaggagggagagaccgacggtggaggagagggtgaataAACGGGCCAAGCTGGTCGCGCAAGCTCGGTTTGGGGATACGGCACGGGTAggagatgggaagggggtggagagggtggattTGGTTATGGAGGATCCTTTCGAGattgggggtgatgatgctgataGGATGGATATTGAAGGGGCggatgacggggaggaagCATTCAGGCCAAATGTGAGGTTGACGTTTCATGGCAACCATGTCTTTGCGGGAATACGACAGTTGGTTGAATGCGGGGTCATAGATGGGGAAAAGATGCCGGGGTGGATGacgggtgaggagggtgtcacCGTAGGGGCTGTGAGAAATGGCAGGATAAGAGGGCATAAGGGCTCTGGACTGTAG
- the CYS3_2 gene encoding cystathionine gamma-lyase cys3 (EggNog:ENOG503P6XY; COG:K): protein MAYSSARRGVNVTQYLRELNQDGGVVEETLITDEDLAKDLALFTNTQFFDFETGQNTDYQAPPVKPDTLQTSPTEELTSADSIMGDFGFSDFSIPGDYSFGDFGSNYTSPTVPAFPDNLGNLQPIQPTPQSSYAPPVPQQHQPGPPNRILSFEDASRMAAEEDKRRRNTAASARFRIKKKQREQALEKSAREMTEKVTMLEGRISALETENKWLKSLVTEKHGDKQDILEKFFKEFAAREAKKGSSSSGIKDSISAASSTTAVDDSDKSPAKRKD from the exons ATGGCCTACTCCAGCGCGCGGAGAGGTGTCAATGTGACCCAATATCTCCGTGAATTGAACCAAGATGGCGGCGTGGTAGAGGAGACGCTCATCACGGATGAAGACCTCGCCAAGGACCTTGCGCTCTTTACCAACACTCAGTTCTTCGACTTTGAGACTGGCCAGAACACCGACTACCAGGCGCCACCTGTCAAGCCCGACACATtacaaacatcaccaaccgaGGAGTTGACGTCGGCCGACTCTATCATGGGTGACTTTGGCTTTTCTGATTTTTCCATCCCAG GCGACTACAGCTTCGGTGATTTTGGCAGCAACTACACCTCGCCCACGGTCCCGGCCTTCCCAGACAACTTAGGCAACCTGCAGCCCATCCAGCCCACGCCCCAATCCTCCTATGCCCCGCCAgtcccccagcagcaccagccagG TCCCCCGAACCGCATCCTGAGCTTCGAAGACGCGTCGCGCATGGCCgctgaggaggacaagaggaGACGCAACACGGCCGCCAGCGCACGCTTccgcatcaagaagaagcagagggAGCAGGCCCTCGAAAAGTCGGCCAGGGAGATGACGGAGAAGGTTACCATGTTGGAAGGACGCATCTCTGCCCTCGAGACGGAGAACAAGTGGCTCAAGTCGCTCGTGACGGAGAAACACGGCGACAAGCAGGACATTCTCGAGAAGTTCTTCAAGGAGTTTGCGGCCAGGGAAGCCAAGAAAGGATCGTCGTCTTCGGGTATCAAGGACAGCATCAGCGCTGccagctccaccaccgccgttgACGACTCGGACAAGTCGCCCGCCAAGAGGAAGGATTGA
- a CDS encoding hypothetical protein (EggNog:ENOG503P6PG) yields the protein MRLRPQLFAQLLLARRAHSHRTLLPSSSSSASTQLPHHHNHLLHHHHHRRTMSSTTTTSPAPSATSTPPNPGRSPSFHQPPTTPAASAATPATAAVRPAHVEEQEETPSSTTTTTTTATTTRQEEDPTANVAIPKQQPLPALPAPGTEETETPGKTTTVVVNGAPISLDALGPMVINRDGTLARIANWQEMSSFERENTLRVLGKRNQLRLATLRGGDENNTA from the coding sequence ATGCGTCTCCGCCCCCAACTCTTCGCACAACTACTACTAGCCAGAAGAGCACATTCCCATCGGACACTcttgccatcttcttcatcatcggcctCAACTCAGctaccccaccatcacaaccacctactgcaccaccaccaccaccgcagaACAAtgtccagcaccaccaccactagcCCCGCCCCATCCGCAACAAGCACGCCACCCAACCCCGGGCGCTCACCATCattccatcaacctccaacaacaccagccgCATCTGCTGCCACacccgcaacagcagccgtTAGACCCGCCCATgtggaagaacaagaagaaaccccatcatcaacaacaacaacaacaacaacagcaaccactACCCgtcaggaggaggacccCACCGCAAATGTCGCAAtcccaaaacaacaaccacttcccgccctccccgcccccggCACCGAGGAGACCGAAACCCCAGGCAAAACAACCACCGTCGTCGTAAACGGggcccccatctccctcgacgccctcgGACCAATGGTCATCAACAGGGACGGCACCCTGGCCCGCATCGCCAACTGGCAGGAGATGTCCTCGTTCGAGAGGGAAAACACGCTTCGGGTCCTGGGAAAGAGGAACCAGTTGCGTTTGGCCACTCTacgtggtggtgatgaaaaCAACACAGCATAA
- a CDS encoding hypothetical protein (EggNog:ENOG503PZP0) — MHLKSRDAAVKMHSFSKATALAAASLLTLASAQTRLEIAEQALQNPNATRNITFNPYPDVLPLADLEWTWRVNISDSLTDPFNNRSDDFTVRTSYDLTWGGAPRNSTLAEALPELGNNSFCTVQFLLTDRGWPANITNLWTDEDTDDTSCVPILGPDCVNSIIRSTGLNNGGPCQNPGGTWTDAPECAASLGYMADSRLLPGRTFVDLSKARSGSMFFSLQSDEYSDLDNKTIYENYHNAIHMMLVNAPVQLVRSLNGGFPTDAPKRLLCMRVNTSQREVDDDEDGNDGGNGGDGGDGGDGGNDNEEGNEGGNGGGGDGGNSAGRDAANWWIMTGALLITAVIGAAL, encoded by the exons ATGCACCTCAAATCAAGAGACGCCGCAGTGAAGATGCATTCTTTCTCCAAAGCAACGGCACTAGCCGCCGCCAGTCTCCTGACGCTTGCATCTGCCCAAACCCGTCTTGAGATCGCAGAACAGGctctccaaaacccaaacgCGACTCGAAACatcaccttcaacccgtacCCCGATGTCCTTCCGCTTGCTGATCTCGAATGGACATGGC GGGTCAACATAAGTGACAGCCTGACCGACCCATTCAACAACAGGTCCGATGACTTCACCGTCCGCACCTCGTACGACTTGACATGGGGAGGTGCTCCTCGAAACAGCACTCTTGCGGAAGCCCTTCCCGAATTGGGAAACAATTCATTCTGCACCGTTCAGTTCCTGCTGACAGACCGTGGCTGGCcagccaacatcaccaacctctggACTGACGAAGATACGGATGACACTTCCTGTGTTCCGATTTTAGGCCCGGACTGTGTCAACTCCATCATCAGAAGCACAGGCTTGAACAACGGTGGACCTTGCCAGAACCCTGGTGGGACCTGGACAGATGCACCAGAGTGTGCTGCATCTCTCGGGTACATGGCCGATTCAAGACTGCTACCTGGTCGAACGTTTGTGGATCTCAGCAAGGCAAGATCCGGGTCAATGTTTTTCTCCCTGCAGAGCGACGAGTACTCTGATCTCGACAACAAGACCATATACGAGAACTATCACAATGCCATCCACATGATGCTTGTCAACGCACCGGTGCAGTTGGTAAGGTCTCTCAACGGCGGCTTTCCCACTGATGCCCCGAAGAGACTCCTGTGCATGAGAGTCAACACCTCGCAAAGGGAagttgacgatgacgaggacggtAATGATGGCGGTAatggtggcgatggtggtgatggcggtgatggaggaaATGACAATGAAGAAGGAAACGAAGGTGGTAAtggaggtgggggtgatggaggaaaTTCTGCTGGCCGAGATGCCGCCAACTGGTGGATTATGACTGGGGCTTTGTTGATCACCGCTGTAATTGGGGCTGCTTTGTAA
- a CDS encoding hypothetical protein (EggNog:ENOG503PZZ6), producing the protein MKPITLLPALLPLTHATPSFPPPASPNPSWHSLTTRQATEIPPNSLYLIEWWPDGCGNGNGQSLSGGETTLAACVNVNSLWDEAPPDNAAVRFLFPEDDPRTFKWRLFGTQDCSEQIELGEGNSGICINVPNVQKVGAVIVFTEG; encoded by the coding sequence atgaaacccatcaccctcctccccgccctcctccccctcacccacgccaccccttccttcccccctccagcaagccccaaccccagctggCACTCCCTCACGACCCGCCAAGCAACCGAAatcccccccaactccctctaCCTGATCGAGTGGTGGCCCGACGGCtgcggcaacggcaacgggcAGTCACTCTCCGGAGGGGaaaccaccctcgccgcctgcGTCAACGTCAACTCCCTCTGGGACGAGGCACCCCCTGACAACGCCGCCGTCCGGTTTCTCTTCCCGGAAGACGACCCCCGCACGTTCAAGTGGAGACTTTTTGGAACGCAGGACTGCTCTGAGCAGATTgagcttggggaggggaacagCGGGATCTGCATCAATGTTCCTAATGTGCAGAAGGTTGGGGCTGTGATTGTTTTTACGGAGGGGTAG